One Longimicrobium terrae genomic window, TCATCACCATGTACTGCGGCGATCCACCCGACGCCGACGCCTGCGCCACGCCGCGCAGCCACGCGTCGGGTGCGGCTTCGCTGCGGGGCGCGGCCGTACCCGAGGCGCCATAGACGGTCACGCGCACCGCGCTGTCCGTGTGCTCCACCAGGAACGGCCGCCCGCCCGCGGCGATGCGCAGGTCCACGCCGTCCGCCGCGCGCACCAGCCGCGCCGCGCCGATGGTGCCGCCCGCGGGAGCCGCCGCCGTGGTGTCGGCGATGGCCAGATTGTCGGCGTCCACCCATGCCTCGGTGGACGCGTCCAGCCGCACGCGGTACTGGCTGCCGCGCCGCTCCACCACGCTCAGCCGGGTGCCGCGGGGAAAGAACCAGCGGTACGTGCCGGTGGGCGTCGGCCGCGCGTAGATGGCGTCGGAGCCGGTGGCCAGCGTGTCGCCGCCCCGCGTGACGGTGGCCGCGCGCGCGGTGGCGTATACCGCGTTTTGCGACGCGCCGGTGGACGGCGTGACGCGCGTGGCGGTGGACGGTGTCACGTAGGCGATCTCCCGGGTCACCACTTCGCTGCCCAGCCCTGCCCGCAGCCGCCACGTGCGGTCCGCCGGGCGCGGCAGGTAGGCGATGAACGCGCCGTTGGGCGCCACGGGAACGGGGGTGCCGTTGATCTCCAGCCCCGCCCGGCCATTGCCGACGGAGCCGTACAGGATGATGCTGTCCGACCGGGGCTGCGCGCCGCCGCCGCTGGGCTCGATGACGCGGATGGCGAGCGCGCCGTTCACCGCGGGAATGGCGGGAAGCTCGGGGCTCACCGGCTGGTAGTCCACGTGCGCGACGGCAGACGGGGTCGTCGTCGTGCCCGTGGGCGCGGGGCGCGGCTCGGGGCTGGTTGCCGGACCGGACGGCGAGCAGCCAGCGGCCAGGACGGCGGAAAGCGCCAGGGGCGCTGCGATGCGATGCATCAGAGCTTCGGGAACCGGTGGTGAAGCGCGGGGATGGACCGCCCGCGCGGCTTCGTTCGCCGGGGCCTACTGCAAGGTGCGGGCAACTCCGCCGATCGGCCGCACCCGCGCGCGTTTTTCGTGGATGCCGATCATCCCCGGGCCGCCACCGCGCGCTCTACGAAGCGAGCCGCCATCCGCGGGTCCGCGCCAAAGTGCAGGTGCAGATACGAGGCGAGAATGTTTCCGTCGATGGAGACGAATCCATCCACCGCGCCGTTGTCCAGCCGGTACGCGGGGCGGATGGACGGGGCGGCCAGCGTGGAATGATGGAACTCGTGCCCGCGCACCATCCATCCGGATTGCGCCACGGGAGAATCCGCCAGCGCACGCGCCTCGCGATAGCCGATCGTCAGCCCGCCCATCGCCGAGGTGCCGGGGATGACGCCCGCCATCGCGTGCCGCGCACCGTCCGCGTCCACCAGCCACTCCGCCAGGTACATCAGCCCGCCGCACTCGGCGTAGACGGGGCGCCCGGACGCGGCAAAGGCGCGGATCGCGTCCAGCATCGGCGCGTTTGCCGCCAGCGCCGCGGCATGCAGTTCCGGATAACCGCCGCCCAGGTACAGCGCATCCGCGTCAGGAAGGGAGTCGTCCGCCAGCGGAGAGAAGGGGACCAGTTCCGCGCCCGCCTCGCGCAGCAGGTCGAGGTTGTCTTCGTAGTAGAAGTCGAACGCCACGTCCCGCGCGACCGCGATCCGCGCACGTGTCTGCGCCACCGGTGGCGGGAGCGGATCGTCGAACCGCGGGAGCGCGCCCGCGGACCGCGCGATCTGGAGAATGGCGTCCACGTCGATCGTGGGGCTGGCGAGGTCGCGCAGCCGCGCGATGTCCATCGGCCGCTCGGCCGCGGTGGTCAGCCCCAGGTGCCGCTCGGGCAGGCGGATGGCGTCGTCCGCCGGCAGCCAGCCGAGCACGGGGACGCCGGCCTGCACGACGGCGTCGCGGCAGAGCGCAAAATGCCCCGCGCCGGCGCAGCGGTTCAGAATCACTCCCGCGAGCGGCAGGTCCGGGGCGAGGGTGTTCAGCCCGTGCGCCACCGCCGCCGCCGTCCGCCCCATCGTCCACACGTCGATGACGGCGATCACCGGCGCGCGCAGAAGACGGGCGACGTGCGCGGTGGATCCTTCGTCGTCCGCGCCGCGCCCGTCGAACAGCCCCATCATCCCCTCGATGACCGCCACGTCCGCCGCGTTCCGCCCCGCCGTCGCGCGGCGGAAAAGGGCACGCAGCGTGTCTGGCGGCAGCAGCCACGCATCCAGGCTGCGCCCCGGCCGCCCCGCCGCCGCGCGGTGGTGGGCGGGATCGATGTAGTCCGGCCCGGCCTTGAACGGCGCGACGCAAAAGCCCCGCTCGGTGAGCAGGGCCATGATCGCGGCGGCGACGGTCGTTTTCCCCTGCCCGGTCCCCGCGGCGGCGATCACAAGCCGCGGTGCGTCTTCCCTAGCCTTTCCCGTCATCAGCCGTGCAGCCATGGGCGCACCAGGTGCGGTACCAGCACGCAGACGGCGAAGCGGAAAAAACGGCCCACCAGGCCGATGGCCAGAAAGAGCCACAGGTTCATCCGCGCGGCTCCCGCCACCAGCGTCATCAGCACAAAGGGCGGAAAGCCGACGAACGCGCTGATGAACATCACCATCCCCCCCGAACGGGGCTTGGTGGCGATGTACTCGTTGGCGCGGGTAAGCGCGTTCTGCAGGTGCTTGCCGGGAAGCTTTACGGCGCCGGTTCCCGCGTAGTAGACGAGGATCTTTCCCACCATCTGCCCCAGCGCGGCGGCCAGCGCCAGCGAAAGGGCAAAAGGCTTCGGCGCCAGTGCCGCCGCGCCGATCAGATAGATTTCAATGGGGATGACGGGAATGACCGCGCTGGCGAACGCGACGCCGAACGTGGCGAGACAGGCAAGCAGAAAAGACATCACAATCCGGTGCAGGGGCGTGCCGACAGGGACGGAAACGTAACGCGGCGTCACGGCCCGTGCACCCTGCCGCGCAAGGACGGCGCCGCGCGGAAACGGATGGCTTCGCCGCCGGGCGCGGGCTGGGAATTGCATTCCCCCGGCCGGGGCGCGGAGCGCGCGCCGTTGTTCGCACCCCGTGGCCGCCGCCGCGGGCCGCATCCACCGTACGGGAGTCCGCCGTGATCCGTTTCCTCCGTTCCGCCCGCATCGCGGTTCTGCTCGCCCTGCCGCTGCTCGCGGCCTGCGACGACGGTTTTACGGCCCCCAAGCGGCGCGACATCGCGGGCACGTACGCGCTGGCCAGCATCCAGGTCACGGAGAGCGGCGCCACGACCACGAAGCCGGTTCCGCTGCTGCTGTACCAGGGGCCGCTGACGGTGAACGGCACGGCGTTCAGCATCCGTTACGAGCTGCTGTCGGGCTCCATCGCCCTCACGGAAACCGGCGGCACCTTTTCCTACTCCGCCACCTACCGCATCACCGAGGTGAATGGAGGATTCGCGCCGGACACGCGCACGGTGACCGCATCCGGTACGTACCTGTTCCTGAACGGGCAGATCGGCCTCACCCAGACCGCGGGCGGCGACGCGGAGATCGCGCCCGGCGGTACGCTGGTAAACGGAGAGCTTACGTTGCAGACGCGCGAACCGCTGTTCGGCAGCCCCGGCACGTACCTGTTCCGCCGGTGACGGGATCTGGATGGATGACGAGGGGCCCCGGAGCTTGCTGCCCCGGGGCCCCTCGCTCGTTCTCCGCGCCATCGTGCCTGACGGGTCCGCCGATGCCCCCGTCGATCTGCCACGTGGTGGCTCGGATAGATGCCGCTGATCGGCGTCACCAATCCGCAGGTGTCCTGCGTAGCGATACTGATATCGACGCGAGGATCAGGGCTGCTGGCGGGAGAGCGTCATCACCCAGGGCGCGATCGGGGGCTCGCCGGCAAAGAAGTCGCCGCGCTCTCCCTGTGTAATCGCCCAGCGGTGAATCCAGCTGATTCCGCCCGCGCCGGTGAACGTGTCGGCCGACGCGTACACGGGGTCGTCCAGTGCCTGCGCCATGGGCACGAACCGGTAGCCGCGGCGGCGCAGCATCTCGGCCACACGCCCGAAGTGGTCGGCGTTCAGATTGTTGGCGTGCACCAGCAGCACCTGCGGGATCTCGCGGCCGAACAGCGCGGTGGACTGCTGCTCGTAGTACGCGGTAATCGCTTCCATGTAGCGCACGTACTCGTCCGCCAGACGCACGCGCGTGGCGGAATCCGGCGCGTAGTCGTACGCGGCGGCAAAAAGCCAGTCCTGGTCGTCGATGGTGACCGGCGCCACGCGATAGCCGCGCTCCGTCAGCAGCGCCTCCACCCGGCGGCGGTCATCCAGCGAGCGTCCCGTGTGCAGAAACGGGTGGCGAAAGTAGCGGGGCCGCTGTCCGGAATCCCGCGTCAGCGCGCGCGTCACGGAATCCCCGCGCGTGATGTCGGCCAGGTACGCGTCCAGGGACGTGGTGTGCATGTCCAGGTGCGCGTAGCCGTGGTTGCCCAGTTCCAGCCCGGCATCCGTCCACTGGCGCAGAAAGGCGATCCTCTGCGGATCCGGCGCCCCATCCGTCACCAGCTTGGCCTCGTTGACGAACCCGATCACCGGAATGCGGTTTTCGGTGATCGTGGCAATCAGCCGTGTGGTGATGCGCTCGTGCGTGGCCAGCACCCCGTCGTTCACCTGCGCCACGGCCGGCAGATCGTCAAAAGTGATGACCATCTGCCGCTCAGTGGTGGGAGCGGCTGGGCTTCGGGCAGCTGCGGGCCCCTGCGCCGAAGCGATTGACGCGGCCAGGAAGGTCGCCGCAAGGCTGATGGTTGCAACGCGCATGTTCATGAGGGCAGACGCCGTTGTCGGATGCGATCTTCGTAGACCACGGTGAAGTAGCCGGTGATCTCCAGCTCGGTCGAGTTCACCAAAGCCGCGACCGCGTGTCCAACGGCGGTGAGGTCGGCCGGTCCGCGTCGAATGTAGATCACGGCGCGGGGCGCAGGCGCTCCTCGATAGTAGATCAGTTCCCCGAAGTCTCGGTCTTGAGTGATGAGAACCCGGCCCGTGGCCCGTGCGAGCGCAAGGACATCGGTGTCCGCACTCCCCGGCGCGAGTTCCGCAACCGACTCGATGTCGAGGTTCGCGGCTCTCAGCAGAGTTACGCTCAGCGCCGAGACATTCTCATCCGCCAGAAAGCGCATTCAGTCTGCCGCGGCCAGCGAGGCAGAGAAGTACGACTCTTCGCTCATGTTGTCCTGAGCGAACGCGAACACGGCGCGAAGGTCCTCCGGCTTCAGATGCGGATACCCCTCCAGCACCTGCGCCTGCGTCAGCCCGTCCGCAAAAAGCCCGAGCAGGAATTCAACAGCCAGCCTCGTCCCGCGAACAACCGGCCGGCCAGACAGGATTGCGGGATCCGAGTGGATATGCTCGCGCCAGTCAATCTTGCTTTCCATGACGACCACCTTGGTTGGGGATGAGATCGGTCGCGGTTCAACGCGACTGCTGCGCCGCCGCCCGAATCCGCACGGTGCGCTCCAGTTCATCGCGCGACTGCAGCAGCTTGCGGCGCACGTCCAGCGGCAGGTCCGGGTTCTCGGCCAGGTAGCGGTCCACCACGGCCAGCGCCTCCGGGCTGGACTGCCCGCCCACGAACGAGCTGATCCAGCGCGGCAAAAAGAAGATGCGCCGGTTGTCGCGAATCCACACCAGCCGGTCCAGCGAGCGGCGCAGGAACGGGAGCGTGAGGTCCGCCTGCGACGGCACGTTGAACGTTCCGGCCGCGGCCGTCACCCACTCCTCGTTCAGCGCCGGATCATCCAGAAAGCGCCCGAACAGCTCCGCCTTCGACGCCGCGGACGGCACCGCCGCCTGCGCCACGAACGCCCGCCGCGGCGACTCGGCGCTGGTGTCGCGCGCCGCCTCCGCGCTGATCAGCCGCGCCGGCTCCCGCTCGCCGAGCGAAACCAGCCGCTCCACGATGCTCCACCGCGTCGGCTGCCGCACCGCCGCGCCGTCGAACGTCCGCGTGCCGGCCAGGTACTCGCGCAGCACTGCACGCCCCTCGTCCGTGCGCGCCGTGCCCGCCAGCCAGTCCAGGCTCGCCTTGCGCGCGCCGTAACCCAGGCGCGAATCCGCCGTGCGCGCCAGCAGCAGCCGCTCCCACTGCGCGGACAGCGCCGCGCCGCGCGCCTCCGGAAGGTAGGTGGCGATCGCCGTCCACGCGCGCCCCATGTTCAGCCCGGCGATCTGCTCGTCCGTTTCCGCCGGCAGGTCGCGCAGCACCGTCGCGGCGAACGCGGCCGGGTCCATCCGTCCCTCGCGCACCTCGTCCCACAGCGCGCCCCACAGCATCGCCCGGCGCAGCCCGTCCGGCTCCGATCCCACCTTCTGCGCCACGTGCCGCGCGCTGGCGCTGTCCAGCAGAAACAGCCCGTAGCCGTAGTCGCCCTCGTTGCTCCACACGTACTCCGGCGCGGGGAGCCCCGCCGCCTCGCGCACCTCCGTCACCGCACCCGTGAACGCCACGGGAATGACGGTGTCGCGCCTACCGCCGTATGCCAGGCGGACCAGGACGCGCCCCGGCCACCATCCGCCGGGATCGCCCGCCAGGTCGCGCGCCGGACGCTGGTGCAGCGTCAGCCCGCGGATGCGCCCGTCGCGCACTTCCACCCGCGTTTCCACGACGGGCATTCCCGCGCGCAGAATGTACTGCTCGCCGAACTGTTCCAGCGGCACGCCCGACGTTTCCTGCACCGCGGCCAGCAGATCGCGCCAGGTGGCGTTGCCGTACGCATGGCGCTTGAGGAACACCGTGAGTCCCGCCTGGAACGCCGAATCGCCCACCATGAAGTTGAGCTGCTTCAGAATGGCGGGCGCCTTGTTGTAGACGATGGGGCCGTAGTTGCTCTTGGCCAGGTCCAGGTTGGGCAGGTCCTGCCACACCGGCGTGGTGCCGGAGGTCTGGTCCGTGGCGTACGCCAGCGGCTTGTTGCGCAGGTAGAAGCTCTTCCACGCCTCGCTTCCCGGATCCAGCTCGTCCTGAATGCGGGCCGCCATGTACGTGCTGAACCCCTCCTTGAGCCACAGGTCGTCAAACCAGCGCATGGTCACCAGGTCGCCGAACCACTGGTGCGCCACCTCGTGGTAGATGGTGCTCTTGCGGCCGATCTGCTGGTTGAGCGTCGGTGCTTCGCGAAAGACGAACTGGCTTTCGTTGTAGAAGACCGCCCCCACGTGCTCCATCCCGCCAAAGGGGAAGGCGGGCGCCAGCAGCATGTCGAACTTGGCGAAGGGAAAGGGGACGCCGAAGTACCCTTCCAGCCATCGCACGGCCCGGCGGTTGGCCTGCATCAGCGTGTCGGCGTCCACCTCGCCGGCGCGGCTGGCGCGGGCGTACAGGGTGATGGGGAGCCCGTCGTCGTCCGACGTCCACGTGCGCCACGGCCCGGCGGCAAAGGCGGCCAGGTAGGTGCTGATGGGCTCCGTCTCCGCGAAGGTCCAGCGCCGCACCGCGCCGTCCGGCTCCGGCGAGCCCGGCCCGTTGGCCAGCACCTTCCACCCCGCCGGCGCGGTGATGGTCACGCGGAAGCGCGCCTTGAGGTCCGGCTGGTCGAACGAGGGAAAGAGCTGGTTGGCGTCCGCGGGAACCAGCAGCGTGTACAGGTAGCGCGAGCCGTCCGCCGTGTCGTCCGCGCGGATGATGCTGGCGCCCGCCGGCGCGATGCGCGCAGTGAACGCCGCGGTGACGGTGTTTTCCCCCGCGCGCAGCCGCGCGGCGGGAATGCGCAGGTGGCCGTTGCGCCACTCCGCATCCGCCACGGGAACGTCGTTCACCGAGACGGCGCCCAGCGCGGGGCCGCGAAAGTCCAAGATCAGGTCGCCCGCCTCCGCCGCGCGCACGAAGCCCACCCGCACCCGCCCCGGTGCGCTGTCCGCGGCGGTTACGTCCAGTTCCAGCCCGTAGCGCACGTCGCGCAGGGTGGCGGCGCGGCGGCGGGCCAGTTCCGCGCTCACGCCGGGCTGCATCATCCCGTCCGGGGCGGCGCTCACGGACGACTGCCCGGCCAGCGGCGCGGCGAGAACAAGGGGAGCAAGGATGAGCGGAAGCAGCGCATGTCGACGGATCATCGGGCGTAACCACGGATTTGCGCGCACGGCGGCGATCCCGTCCACGGCGGCGGGGCGAACGCGGGTGCGGCGGCTGAAAAGGATGACGCCGAACTATAGACGGGCCCGCCGTTCCGGGACAGAGGTCCTGTCCGCCGCCATCGCATCCACCTCCGCCTGTTCGTCCGGGTCGGACTCCCACTGCATGGGCTCGATCGCTTCGATCTCGGCTGCGCTGGACGAGTGGATGGCATGATACAAATCCCACGCTGTCTGCAGGCCCAGCCACATGTCCGCCGTGGTTCCCAGGAAGCGGGCGAATCGCAGGGCCGTATCCGCCGTGACCCCCCGGCGGGCGTTCACGATTTCGTTGAGACGGACATATGAAACGCCGATCCGCCGCGCGAACTCGGCCTGCGTCATCCCCATCGGCCCCAGGAACTCGTGCAGCAGCATCTGCCCGGGATGCGTTGGTTCACGGTGGGTGGGCAGGTTTCGGTAAACATGCGTATAAAGCGTCGACATGTTTTCTTCCACCCGGCTGACCGGCTCAGTGGTAATCGAGGATCTGGACCTCGGTCGCGCCTCCTTCCGAGAACCAGAACCTGATCCGGTACTGGTCGTTGATTCGAATGCTGTGGTATCCAATGTAGTCTCCCTTCAGCTTTTCCAGGCGATTCCCCGGCGGGACCTGCAGATCGGTCACTTGCTTCGCTTCGTCGATCCGCTCCAATCGCCTGAGTGCGGCGGGCCAGAGGATCCGCGGGCAGGTTTGCCGGGCGGCGCGGGTGTCTCTGCCGCGGTAGATGTCTTCCGTACCATCATCGGCGAACGACTTGATCATCGCGGGTGCGCGAGGTGGCGGGTGGATGAGAACGGACCCGTGCACCTCTCGCGCTGTCCAGATTATAACGAGGTCCGTTATAGTCTGCAAGCCCGGCGAGTGATGCCCCACCAAGCTGATGAATGAGGTGTAAACATGGCAATGTCTGTGGTTTAAGTGATCCGCACGCTGGCGGAAAGTGAACGTGGTGGTCAGGCGGGCATTGTTTCTGCCTGTGCGGATTGCCCCATGAAACCAACGAAAATCTTTCTGCTTTCGCCTGCGTACTCCGGCGGCAAGCGCGGGCAGATGCTGCTGCGCGAAGCGGCAACCTTTCCTCTGGCGACACAGCTGCGCAGCGCGGAAGGCGCGGAGCTGGGCGACGTCTTCAGTTTTCTGAGCGGATTGTACTTTCGCGGCAAGATCGCGTACGCCCGCGCCTTTGCCGCGCCGCCGCCGCGGCTGCCCGGCGCGCTCGTCATCACCCCCACGCGCGGGCTGGTGCCGGCGGAGTCGCGCATCGGGGCCGGCGTGCTGCGCGAGTTCGCGGAGCAGGGCGAGGTGGCGCTGAACAACGCCCGCTACCGCGAGCCGCTGGAGGAGCACGCCCGGGCCGTGGTGCAGGCGAGTGCGCCGGACACGGCATTCGTTCTGCTGGGGAGCATCGCTTCCGGCAAGTACGTGGACGTTTTGGCGAGCATCATGGGTGACCGGCTGATGTTTCCCACCGACTTCGTGGGGCGCGGCGACATGAGCCGCGGCGGGCTCATGCTGCGGGCGGCGGCCGACGGTCCGGAGCTGGCGTACACGCCGGTGCGGGGCGCCGTCCGCCACGGCGCGCGTCCACCCAAGCTCGCTCCCCGATCGTGGAAACAGGCCGACCCATGACGCCCCGCGCATCCACCTCCGCATCTTCGGCGCGAAGCAAGCCCGCCGCGCGCCGCGCCGCGAAGCCCGCCAGCGTTCCGGACGCGGAGGCCACGCCGGACATCATCCCGCGCGGCGGCAAGTCGTGCGAGGTGCGGGTGGGCGGCCGGACGGTGACGCTCACCAATCTGCAGAAGCCGTTCTGGCCGGAACTGGGCATCACCAAGGCGGATCTGCTGCGCTACTACGTCGCCGTATCGCCGTATCTGCTGCCGCACCTGGCGGACCGGGCGATGGTGATGAAGCGCTATCCCAACGGGTGGAACGGCAAGTTCTTTTTCATGAAGCGCACGCCGGAGAATGCGCCGTCGTGGCTGAAGACGTGTGCCATCGAGCACGCCAGCAAGAGCGTCATCGACTTTCCGCTGGTCAACCATCTCGCGGAACTTCTGTGGGTGGTGAATCTGGGGTGCATCGACCTGAACCCCTGGTACGCCCGCTGCGACGACGTGAACCGGCCGGACTACCTGCACTTCGACCTGGATCCCGTACCCGGCGCGGACTTCGCGCGCGTGCGGCAGACGGCGCTGATGGTGCGCGACAATCTCAGGAAGCTGGGAATGACGTCGTACGCCAAGACGACCGGCTCGTCGGGCATTCACGTCTACGTCCCCATCGTGCGCGGGCCCCTGCAGAAGCAGGTGTGGAGCTTTGCCAAGGAGTTCGCCCGCGCGATGGAAACGCTGGATCCCGCGCTGGTTACGGCGGAGTACCGGATCTCTAAGCGGCCGCACGGGCGGGTGCTGGTGGATTACAACCAGAACGCCTGGGGGCGCACGCTGGCCTCCATCTACTCCGTGCGCCCCAAGCCCGGCGCCACCGTGTCCATGCCGGTGACGTGGGACGAGGTGGAGAACGGGGTGGAACTGGAGGACTTCACGCTCCAGAACGCGCCCGCCCGCCTGGCGCGCGTGGGCGACCTGTGGAAGCCGCTCACCCAGAAGCGCGGCCGCTTCAACCTGGGGGACCTGCTGTGAACCTTCCGCTTTCCACCGACTACGCCGCGGCGGAAAGCGAGCCGCGCGACGAGCTGCCCACCGGGCCAGAGTGGCAGTACGAGCCCAAGTGGGATGGATTCCGCTGCCTCGCCTTTCGCGACGGCGACGAGGTGGATCTGCGCTCCAAGGCCGGCAAGCCGCTCGCCCGCTACTTTCCCGACGTGGCCGATGCGCTGCGCTCCCTGCGCGCCCGCCGCTTCGTGCTGGACGGCGAGATCGTGATTCCGGTGGATGGATCGCTTTCGTTCGAGGAGCTGCAGCTTCGGCTGCACCCGGCGGAGAGCCGCGTGCGCAAGCTGGCGGCGGTGCATCCCGCCACGCTGGTCGCGTTCGACCTGCTGCTGGGCGCGCGCGGGGGGGTGCTGGTGGACCGTCCCCTGC contains:
- a CDS encoding DUF5615 family PIN-like protein yields the protein MRFLADENVSALSVTLLRAANLDIESVAELAPGSADTDVLALARATGRVLITQDRDFGELIYYRGAPAPRAVIYIRRGPADLTAVGHAVAALVNSTELEITGYFTVVYEDRIRQRRLPS
- a CDS encoding M1 family metallopeptidase, with the protein product MIRRHALLPLILAPLVLAAPLAGQSSVSAAPDGMMQPGVSAELARRRAATLRDVRYGLELDVTAADSAPGRVRVGFVRAAEAGDLILDFRGPALGAVSVNDVPVADAEWRNGHLRIPAARLRAGENTVTAAFTARIAPAGASIIRADDTADGSRYLYTLLVPADANQLFPSFDQPDLKARFRVTITAPAGWKVLANGPGSPEPDGAVRRWTFAETEPISTYLAAFAAGPWRTWTSDDDGLPITLYARASRAGEVDADTLMQANRRAVRWLEGYFGVPFPFAKFDMLLAPAFPFGGMEHVGAVFYNESQFVFREAPTLNQQIGRKSTIYHEVAHQWFGDLVTMRWFDDLWLKEGFSTYMAARIQDELDPGSEAWKSFYLRNKPLAYATDQTSGTTPVWQDLPNLDLAKSNYGPIVYNKAPAILKQLNFMVGDSAFQAGLTVFLKRHAYGNATWRDLLAAVQETSGVPLEQFGEQYILRAGMPVVETRVEVRDGRIRGLTLHQRPARDLAGDPGGWWPGRVLVRLAYGGRRDTVIPVAFTGAVTEVREAAGLPAPEYVWSNEGDYGYGLFLLDSASARHVAQKVGSEPDGLRRAMLWGALWDEVREGRMDPAAFAATVLRDLPAETDEQIAGLNMGRAWTAIATYLPEARGAALSAQWERLLLARTADSRLGYGARKASLDWLAGTARTDEGRAVLREYLAGTRTFDGAAVRQPTRWSIVERLVSLGEREPARLISAEAARDTSAESPRRAFVAQAAVPSAASKAELFGRFLDDPALNEEWVTAAAGTFNVPSQADLTLPFLRRSLDRLVWIRDNRRIFFLPRWISSFVGGQSSPEALAVVDRYLAENPDLPLDVRRKLLQSRDELERTVRIRAAAQQSR
- a CDS encoding VTT domain-containing protein, whose protein sequence is MSFLLACLATFGVAFASAVIPVIPIEIYLIGAAALAPKPFALSLALAAALGQMVGKILVYYAGTGAVKLPGKHLQNALTRANEYIATKPRSGGMVMFISAFVGFPPFVLMTLVAGAARMNLWLFLAIGLVGRFFRFAVCVLVPHLVRPWLHG
- a CDS encoding cobyrinate a,c-diamide synthase; this encodes MAARLMTGKAREDAPRLVIAAAGTGQGKTTVAAAIMALLTERGFCVAPFKAGPDYIDPAHHRAAAGRPGRSLDAWLLPPDTLRALFRRATAGRNAADVAVIEGMMGLFDGRGADDEGSTAHVARLLRAPVIAVIDVWTMGRTAAAVAHGLNTLAPDLPLAGVILNRCAGAGHFALCRDAVVQAGVPVLGWLPADDAIRLPERHLGLTTAAERPMDIARLRDLASPTIDVDAILQIARSAGALPRFDDPLPPPVAQTRARIAVARDVAFDFYYEDNLDLLREAGAELVPFSPLADDSLPDADALYLGGGYPELHAAALAANAPMLDAIRAFAASGRPVYAECGGLMYLAEWLVDADGARHAMAGVIPGTSAMGGLTIGYREARALADSPVAQSGWMVRGHEFHHSTLAAPSIRPAYRLDNGAVDGFVSIDGNILASYLHLHFGADPRMAARFVERAVAARG
- a CDS encoding HigA family addiction module antitoxin is translated as MSTLYTHVYRNLPTHREPTHPGQMLLHEFLGPMGMTQAEFARRIGVSYVRLNEIVNARRGVTADTALRFARFLGTTADMWLGLQTAWDLYHAIHSSSAAEIEAIEPMQWESDPDEQAEVDAMAADRTSVPERRARL
- a CDS encoding DUF433 domain-containing protein, yielding MESKIDWREHIHSDPAILSGRPVVRGTRLAVEFLLGLFADGLTQAQVLEGYPHLKPEDLRAVFAFAQDNMSEESYFSASLAAAD
- a CDS encoding polysaccharide deacetylase family protein, translating into MNMRVATISLAATFLAASIASAQGPAAARSPAAPTTERQMVITFDDLPAVAQVNDGVLATHERITTRLIATITENRIPVIGFVNEAKLVTDGAPDPQRIAFLRQWTDAGLELGNHGYAHLDMHTTSLDAYLADITRGDSVTRALTRDSGQRPRYFRHPFLHTGRSLDDRRRVEALLTERGYRVAPVTIDDQDWLFAAAYDYAPDSATRVRLADEYVRYMEAITAYYEQQSTALFGREIPQVLLVHANNLNADHFGRVAEMLRRRGYRFVPMAQALDDPVYASADTFTGAGGISWIHRWAITQGERGDFFAGEPPIAPWVMTLSRQQP
- a CDS encoding type II toxin-antitoxin system RelE/ParE family toxin codes for the protein MIKSFADDGTEDIYRGRDTRAARQTCPRILWPAALRRLERIDEAKQVTDLQVPPGNRLEKLKGDYIGYHSIRINDQYRIRFWFSEGGATEVQILDYH
- a CDS encoding N-acetylmuramoyl-L-alanine amidase — translated: MHRIAAPLALSAVLAAGCSPSGPATSPEPRPAPTGTTTTPSAVAHVDYQPVSPELPAIPAVNGALAIRVIEPSGGGAQPRSDSIILYGSVGNGRAGLEINGTPVPVAPNGAFIAYLPRPADRTWRLRAGLGSEVVTREIAYVTPSTATRVTPSTGASQNAVYATARAATVTRGGDTLATGSDAIYARPTPTGTYRWFFPRGTRLSVVERRGSQYRVRLDASTEAWVDADNLAIADTTAAAPAGGTIGAARLVRAADGVDLRIAAGGRPFLVEHTDSAVRVTVYGASGTAAPRSEAAPDAWLRGVAQASASGGSPQYMVMTSTPAWGYKAWYEGDGTLVVRVRRPPAIDAANPLRGRRIVIDPGHPPAGATGPTGMYEGDANLAIALPLAEKLRARGAEVIMTRTTREAMVSNTSASQELGARVSLAVNRNAELLVSVHNNAFGEGQNPFRGQGTSVYWFHPFSASLARALNREIVGVTRIRDIGAQQSNLALARPTWMPTALTESLFMPIPEQEAALRDPAFLDRLADAHVRGIEAFFRERAAGGGR
- the ligD gene encoding non-homologous end-joining DNA ligase, with translation MTPRASTSASSARSKPAARRAAKPASVPDAEATPDIIPRGGKSCEVRVGGRTVTLTNLQKPFWPELGITKADLLRYYVAVSPYLLPHLADRAMVMKRYPNGWNGKFFFMKRTPENAPSWLKTCAIEHASKSVIDFPLVNHLAELLWVVNLGCIDLNPWYARCDDVNRPDYLHFDLDPVPGADFARVRQTALMVRDNLRKLGMTSYAKTTGSSGIHVYVPIVRGPLQKQVWSFAKEFARAMETLDPALVTAEYRISKRPHGRVLVDYNQNAWGRTLASIYSVRPKPGATVSMPVTWDEVENGVELEDFTLQNAPARLARVGDLWKPLTQKRGRFNLGDLL